The proteins below come from a single Natranaerofaba carboxydovora genomic window:
- a CDS encoding histone deacetylase family protein: MKIVYTEKTLDYGVIGHPDSPERVQKAHEYLKDLDIYEFVKPEPANEEDIKLVHTKDIFEKVKKGNFFDPDCPVYENLFEQALLSAGGAIKAQELQGFSLMRPPGHHAGEGAIGGFCYFNNLAIAVKKSGLKTLIVDFDGHHGNGTEDIFHGDENVYFLSLHRAIGFPGTGKKSRDNIINYPIGNCDDDEYIELLKEGLSKVEDIEFEQIAVSAGFDAHERDPLASLGLSTEVYKEIGEIIAEYNLPTFAVLEGGYIGDDLGKNIDSFLKGLTKNSP, translated from the coding sequence ATGAAAATAGTGTACACAGAAAAAACTCTTGATTACGGGGTAATAGGACATCCTGATAGTCCGGAAAGAGTACAAAAGGCACATGAGTATTTAAAGGATCTAGACATATATGAATTTGTCAAACCAGAGCCAGCAAATGAAGAAGACATAAAGCTAGTTCACACAAAGGATATATTTGAAAAAGTCAAAAAAGGCAATTTTTTTGACCCAGATTGCCCGGTCTATGAAAATTTGTTTGAACAGGCTCTATTATCTGCAGGTGGAGCAATAAAAGCTCAAGAATTACAGGGGTTTAGCTTAATGCGCCCACCTGGTCATCATGCAGGCGAAGGTGCAATCGGTGGATTTTGCTATTTTAATAATCTTGCAATTGCGGTAAAAAAATCAGGGCTAAAAACATTAATAGTTGATTTTGATGGTCATCATGGTAATGGAACAGAAGATATTTTCCATGGAGATGAAAATGTTTATTTCCTCTCACTTCATAGAGCAATTGGTTTTCCTGGTACAGGAAAAAAGTCTAGGGACAATATAATCAACTATCCTATTGGCAACTGTGATGATGATGAATATATTGAGCTTTTAAAAGAAGGGCTAAGTAAAGTTGAAGATATAGAGTTTGAGCAGATTGCAGTCTCAGCTGGCTTTGATGCCCACGAAAGAGATCCACTTGCCTCTTTAGGTCTGTCTACTGAAGTCTACAAAGAGATTGGAGAAATAATAGCTGAATATAACCTTCCTACATTCGCTGTTCTTGAAGGTGGTTATATAGGAGACGATTTGGGTAAAAATATTGATTCTTTCCTAAAAGGACTCACAAAGAACTCTCCGTGA
- a CDS encoding phage holin, LLH family, whose translation MEEILFDILKNVLLVLSSALAAYLASWVKNKIGKDMVEKSERELQMKKDLARITVGFIEQSYNYLNGQDKLSAGSRWLESRFKDLGLKYSNDEIRGLIEAALREFKSSYKEEWLKNGESSE comes from the coding sequence TTGGAAGAAATTTTATTTGACATACTAAAAAATGTTTTATTAGTGTTATCGTCAGCTCTTGCTGCATATTTGGCGTCATGGGTTAAAAATAAAATTGGAAAAGATATGGTTGAAAAAAGCGAAAGAGAGCTTCAGATGAAAAAAGACTTGGCAAGGATTACTGTAGGTTTTATTGAGCAGTCCTATAATTATTTGAATGGGCAGGACAAATTAAGTGCAGGTAGTAGATGGCTTGAATCAAGATTTAAAGATTTGGGACTTAAATATTCTAATGATGAAATCAGAGGTTTGATAGAAGCAGCTCTAAGAGAGTTTAAGAGTTCTTACAAAGAGGAATGGTTAAAAAATGGGGAGAGTAGTGAATAG
- the prdB gene encoding D-proline reductase (dithiol) protein PrdB, which yields MDAMVELSKSESQSDKGSEILAENTLIKEDADRAVWMLKDKLFNEGKNVKSEVFVPKEPPVVWSKPPKDLKNTEVALVSAAGIHLKDQEPFNVAGDNTYRVIPGDVDSDRLMVTHGGYDHKDVRKDINCMFPIDRLNELSREGFIKNSTEIHIGFMGGGGDFEAFNDYVGPDIADELNKVNVGAAVLTAGUGTCHRSAVVVQRKIEEAGIPTIIIASLPPVAKQQGAPRAVHALVPMGANVGPPGDVKVQTDILRSALRNLVKINKPGTFVSIPYEYQAKI from the coding sequence ATGGATGCTATGGTTGAATTAAGTAAAAGTGAAAGTCAATCTGACAAAGGTTCAGAGATTTTAGCAGAGAATACTCTGATCAAAGAAGACGCTGATAGGGCTGTTTGGATGTTAAAAGATAAGCTATTTAATGAAGGGAAAAATGTTAAATCCGAAGTTTTTGTTCCAAAAGAACCACCTGTAGTATGGTCAAAGCCACCTAAAGATCTTAAAAATACCGAAGTTGCACTAGTTTCTGCAGCGGGAATTCATCTCAAAGACCAAGAGCCTTTTAACGTTGCAGGTGATAATACATATCGAGTTATTCCAGGAGACGTTGATTCAGATAGACTGATGGTTACCCATGGTGGTTATGATCATAAAGATGTGAGAAAAGATATAAACTGCATGTTTCCCATTGATAGGTTAAATGAACTATCTAGAGAAGGATTTATTAAAAATTCTACTGAAATTCATATTGGATTTATGGGAGGTGGAGGAGATTTTGAAGCGTTTAATGATTATGTGGGCCCTGACATTGCTGATGAATTAAATAAGGTAAATGTTGGGGCAGCAGTACTTACTGCTGGATGAGGAACATGCCATCGCTCTGCCGTGGTTGTGCAGAGAAAAATCGAAGAAGCAGGAATCCCGACTATTATTATAGCTTCTCTACCTCCTGTAGCTAAGCAGCAAGGTGCTCCAAGGGCAGTGCATGCATTAGTGCCAATGGGTGCCAATGTAGGGCCGCCAGGTGATGTTAAAGTTCAAACAGATATTTTGCGTTCAGCGTTACGTAATTTAGTTAAAATTAACAAACCTGGAACTTTTGTCAGTATACCTTATGAATATCAGGCTAAAATTTAA
- a CDS encoding redox-sensing transcriptional repressor Rex, producing MGNRREDAPLSIIKRLPVYLRVLDNLVKRDIDVISSRNLSKETGFTAEQIRKDLAYFGAFGTRGTGYNTSYLREKVLRIIGLDKPTNVVVVGAGHLGTAFARYNIQENPYTNVVAIFDVNPELVGDNVDGVEIYHLNKLEEVVEDQNVSVGVLTVPAVHSQEVVNRLVEADIRAILNFAPSKLSAPENVRIHDVDLTIELQSLIYYSTADAKEREKL from the coding sequence ATGGGAAACAGAAGAGAAGATGCACCATTGTCAATAATAAAAAGGCTACCAGTATACCTACGAGTTCTTGATAATCTAGTTAAGCGGGATATTGATGTAATATCTTCAAGAAATTTAAGTAAAGAAACAGGTTTTACAGCAGAACAGATAAGAAAAGACTTAGCATACTTTGGAGCTTTTGGTACAAGAGGGACAGGCTACAATACATCTTATTTACGAGAGAAGGTACTCAGAATAATTGGCCTTGATAAACCTACTAATGTTGTTGTGGTTGGCGCTGGACACTTAGGAACAGCCTTTGCCCGTTATAATATTCAAGAAAACCCATATACAAATGTTGTTGCTATTTTTGACGTTAACCCGGAATTAGTGGGCGATAATGTTGATGGCGTTGAAATATATCATTTAAATAAATTAGAAGAAGTTGTTGAAGATCAAAATGTAAGCGTAGGTGTTTTGACAGTTCCGGCTGTACATTCGCAAGAAGTAGTTAATAGACTGGTTGAGGCTGATATAAGAGCAATATTAAATTTTGCACCATCAAAATTGAGTGCTCCAGAAAATGTTAGAATCCATGATGTAGATTTAACAATTGAACTTCAGAGTTTAATTTATTATAGTACTGCAGATGCTAAAGAAAGAGAGAAGTTATAA